A region of the Peredibacter starrii genome:
CGGATCAGCAACCACTGGTGGTGTTGATGGATCAACTACAGGTGGTTCAACAGGATCTACAACTGGTTCAACTGTTGGTGGAGTAGACGGATCTACAACATCAGGTTCTACAACTGGTTCAACAACATCAGGTTCTACGACCGGTTCAACAACATCAGGTTCAACAACTGGATCAACAGTTGGTGGCGTTGATGGTTCAACAACTGGTGGTACAACAGGTTCAACAACTGGTTCTTCAACTGGTGGTTATCTTGACTGTAACCAAGGTCACGGTAACGATGCAGATGGTGTTGATGAATCGAACCCAACTATTGGAACCGATCCAAGATGTAAAAAAGAAACTTTCCGTCAGGCAAATTCGCAAACTAAGAAACTGGATATCGTATGGATCATCGATAACTCTGGTTCTATGTCTGATGAGCAGGAAGCTCTTGGTGACAACTTCAGCGCTTTCATTGAAGACTTCATCACAAAAGATGTGGACTTCAAAATGGCCATTACGACTACTGATACTAGTTCTTCTTCTAAGAAAGGTCAGATGGTTTATGGTTCAGATACAAAATTGACTTCTGCTAAAGCAAAATTAAATGAAGCTCAGTTTATGAGAGATTTTAAATCGCTGGTAAGAGTAGGTACAAGTGGTTCTGGTTATGAAAAAGGTCTGGAAGCTTCAGAAGGTTTCATGCAGAAGTATGCTTCTTCATGGGTAAGACCGGATGCTTACCTGGCAGTAGTGGTTCTGTCGGATGAAGAAGATCAGTCTTCTAAATCTGTAAAGGCCTACACTGATTACCTTAAATCGTTCAAATCAGAGGCCGGTCTCGTAAAAATGTACTCGATCGTTGATGTTGGTATGTCGAATGTTGGATCAAATGGTGTGACTACTGGTTACCAAAGATATGCTGATGCTTCAAAAAACACTGCAGGTATTGTTGCAGACATCCGAGATGATTTTTACAAATCACTTGATGATATGGGTGAATCGATTATCAAACTTCTTGATTCTTTCGCCCTTGCTAATGAACCAGTACCAGGAACTCTAAAAGTGTATGTAAACGGTGTTGAGTCTTCTAACTATACTTACGATGCAGCTACACACTCGATCAAGTTCGATCAAGGAAATCTGCCTCCAGTTGGTGCTGAGATTACAGTTACATATGTGAAACAGTAAGAGGATTAAGAGGGACGTATGTTAAAACTTTCGATCATTGCTCTTGGACTTATGTTGATGCTCACAAAAAACACACACGCCGGAGAGAAGTCGTTATACGACTTCCTCTGGCTTGATCCAGACAAAAAAGTATACGTTCTTCAGAACAAGCTCTACAAGAAAGAGCATTCGTTTTACGCAGATGTGGGTTACCTTTCAAACTTCACATCTAAGTTCCAGGACACTCAAGGTATTGCCATCCGCGCTGGATACTACTTCCACGAAGAATGGGGATTGGAAGTTTTTTATAACCAGTATTCGAACTCTAACAACGATGATTTCAGAAACGTTCAATTTATTAACGAAGCTGAACCATTTGTAAGAAGACTTAATTCTACTTACGGTGCGATGCTGATCTGGTCACCATTCTACGGTAAGATCAATACCTTTAACCAGATCTACTACTTTGACTGGTCATTTGGT
Encoded here:
- a CDS encoding outer membrane beta-barrel domain-containing protein gives rise to the protein MLKLSIIALGLMLMLTKNTHAGEKSLYDFLWLDPDKKVYVLQNKLYKKEHSFYADVGYLSNFTSKFQDTQGIAIRAGYYFHEEWGLEVFYNQYSNSNNDDFRNVQFINEAEPFVRRLNSTYGAMLIWSPFYGKINTFNQIYYFDWSFGAGVSKINAESNLKTVTQTNVPNNYAKENYTGAVLKTKVKFHLTEHVHLGLEYMNTYYNAPGPKNPKSDKLRTNTDVVFSVGFSY